A window of the Lactuca sativa cultivar Salinas chromosome 7, Lsat_Salinas_v11, whole genome shotgun sequence genome harbors these coding sequences:
- the LOC111919071 gene encoding beta-galactosidase 3, with protein MAATSASKWVSLLIVSFLLCIDFTKCSVTYDKKSLIINGRRRILMSGSIHYPRSTPEMWEDLILKAKNGGLDVIDTYVFWNGHEPSPGNYNFEGRYDLIRFVKLVQKAGMYMHLRIGPFVCAEWNFGGFPVWLKYVPGISFRTDNEPFKMAMQKFTTKIVEMMKYEKLFESQGGPIILSQIENEYGAESKAYGAAGHAYLTWAAKMAVGLDTGVPWVMCKQDDAPDPIINTCNGFYCDYFSPNNKETKPTMWTEAWSGWFSDFGGPVPHRPVQDLAFAVARFIQKGGSFTNYYMYHGGTNFGRTAGGPFITTSYDYDAPIDEYGLLRQPKYNHLKELHKAIKLSERALVSADPTFISLGTYEQAHVFSSKTGGCAAFLANYHLNSSTTVTFRNMHYNLPPWSISILPDCKNVAFNTAQIGSKTSLVNMLPTHVNRLPWQTFSEDVSSVDIGSKMIVSGLLDQLSVTRDASDYLWYSTSVVIKPWEIHGNSVPTLTVDSQGHALHVFINGQLSGSAFGNPENKNVKFTGNANLHAGINKISLLSVAVGLQNNGPHFELWKTGVLGPVVLHGVDRGSRDISRQKWSYKVGLKGESQNLASPTGVSSVDWIESSLLQQNHRPLTWYKAYFNAPEGVEPLAIDMKRMGKGQVWINGQSIGRYWTIRAKGSCTGCNYAGTFRPAKCQTRCGKPTQRWYHVPRSWLKPTQNLIVVFEEMGGDPSTISIMRRTLK; from the exons ATGGCAGCTACCTCAGCTTCCAAATGGGTTTCACTACTCATCGTTTCATTTCTGCTATGTATCGACTTCACAAAATGCAGCGTAACCTACGACAAGAAATCTCTCATCATCAATGGCAGAAGAAGAATCCTCATGTCTGGTTCTATACATTATCCAAGAAGCACCCCTGAA ATGTGGGAAGATCTCATCTTAAAAGCCAAAAATGGAGGACTTGATGTGATCGATACTTATGTTTTCTGGAATGGGCATGAACCTTCTCCAGGAAAT TATAATTTTGAAGGAAGATATGATTTGATTCGGTTTGTGAAACTGGTTCAGAAAGCTGGGATGTATATGCATCTTCGAATTGGACCATTTGTTTGTGCAGAGTGGAATTTTGG AGGTTTTCCTGTTTGGTTGAAGTATGTTCCTGGAATCAGCTTTAGAACTGATAACGAACCTTTCAAG ATGGCAATGCAAAAGTTCACCACAAAAATAGTGGAAATGATGAAGTACGAAAAATTGTTCGAGTCACAAGGTGGCCCAATTATTCTCTCTCAG ATAGAGAATGAATATGGGGCAGAAAGCAAAGCATATGGTGCAGCTGGTCATGCTTACTTGACTTGGGCTGCCAAAATGGCTGTTGGATTGGACACTGGTGTCCCGTGGGTCATGTGCAAGCAAGATGATGCTCCCGATCCTATT ATAAATACTTGCAATGGGTTCTATTGTGATTATTTCTCTCCAAATAACAAAGAAACAAAACCTACAATGTGGACAGAGGCTTGGAGCGGATG GTTCTCGGATTTTGGTGGACCGGTTCCCCATCGACCCGTTCAAGATTTGGCGTTTGCAGTTGCCCGATTCATTCAAAAGGGAGGCTCGTTCACGAATTATTACATG TATCACGGAGGAACAAATTTTGGAAGGACAGCCGGAGGCCCGTTCATCACTACCAGCTACGATTATGATGCTCCTATAGACGAATACG GTTTGCTAAGGCAACCAAAATATAACCACTTGAAGGAGCTTCATAAAGCTATAAAATTAAGCGAACGAGCACTCGTTTCAGCTGATCCTACTTTTATTTCCTTAGGAACCTACGAACAG GCACAtgtattttcttcaaaaaccggaGGTTGTGCTGCGTTTTTAGCCAATTATCATCTCAATTCATCCACAACAGTCACATTCAGAAACATGCATTACAATCTGCCTCCATGGTCAATCAGCATTCTTCCTGATTGCAAAAATGTAGCTTTCAATACAGCTCAG ATTGGATCAAAGACATCTCTTGTAAATATGTTGCCAACACATGTGAATAGACTTCCATGGCAAACTTTCAGTGAAGATGTTTCATCTGTTGATATTGGATCAAAGATGATAGTTTCTGGTTTGTTGGATCAGTTGAGTGTAACTAGAGATGCAAGTGATTATCTTTGGTATTCAACCAG TGTTGTGATAAAGCCATGGGAAATACACGGGAATAGTGTTCCGACGCTAACAGTGGATTCCCAAGGCCATGCTTTACATGTTTTCATCAATGGCCAGCTATCAG GATCGGCGTTCGGAAATCCAGAAAATAAGAACGTTAAGTTCACCGGAAACGCTAATCTACACGCCGGAATAAACAAGATCTCGCTGCTAAGTGTCGCCGTAGGGTTACAA AACAACGGGCCACATTTTGAGCTATGGAAGACTGGAGTTTTAGGACCTGTTGTGTTACACGGAGTAGATCGTGGATCGAGGGATATTTCCAGGCAGAAATGGTCATACAAG GTAGGCCTGAAGGGAGAATCGCAAAATTTAGCGTCGCCGACGGGGGTTTCTTCAGTAGATTGGATTGAATCATCGTTGCTTCAACAAAACCATAGGCCACTTACTTGGTACAAG GCTTATTTCAATGCACCAGAAGGGGTTGAGCCTCTAGCTATTGACATGAAGAGAATGGGAAAGGGTCAAGTATGGATCAATGGTCAAAGCATAGGAAGATATTGGACAATTCGTGCAAAAGGGAGTTGTACCGGATGCAACTATGCTGGTACTTTCCGACCCGCCAAGTGTCAAACTCGTTGCGGAAAACCAACCCAAAGATG GTACCATGTCCCTAGATCATGGTTGAAGCCAACACAAAATTTGATAGTTGTGTTTGAAGAAATGGGTGGGGATCCATCGactatttctattatgagaagaACGTTAAAGTGA
- the LOC111919048 gene encoding chromatin remodeling protein SHL, translating to MHQSMAKVRGNEKTLDSYTVKAINESIRPGDCVFMRSPNPSKPPYIAKVDKIVSDDNGSNVKVHIRWYYRPEESKDGKQPFHGSTEVFISDHRDVQSPDTIEGKCKVHTFKSYTSLDDIGNDDFFCRFEYHSSTGDFTPNSVAVYCTCEMPYNPDQFMIQCDGCTDWFHPDCLKMTVDEAKTIEHLFCRSCSSEEQRILQNPRANSRNSTMKVETKRRRR from the exons ATGCATCAGTCCATGGCCAAAGTCCGCGGCAACGAAAAAACCCTAGATTCTTACACCGTCAAAGCCATTAACGAATCCATAAGAC CCGGCGATTGCGTGTTCATGCGATCTCCCAATCCTTCGAAGCCACCGTACATAGCAAAAGTGGATAAGATCGTATCCGACGACAACGGAAGCAACGTGAAAGTTCACATCCGGTGGTACTACCGGCCGGAGGAATCAAAAGACGGCAAACAACCATTTCACGGAAGCACAGAAGTATTCATTTCCGATCACCGTGATGTTCAAAGCCCTGATACAATCGAAGGCAAGTGTAAGGTTCACACTTTCAAGAGCTATACATCACTCGATGACATTGGCAACGACGATTTCTTCTGTCGTTTTGAGTATCATTCTTCCACCGGAGACTTCACTCCCAATAGCGTAGCAGT GTACTGCACGTGTGAAATGCCTTACAATCCTGATCAGTTCATGATCCAGTGTGATGGCTGCACTGATTG GTTTCATCCTGATTGTTTAAAGATGACAGTGGATGAGGCTAAAACAATTGAACACTTATTTTGTCGAAGCTGTTCATCTGAAGAACAAAGGATTCTCCAAAACCCTCGTGCTAATTCCAGGAATTCAACCATGAAG GTGGAGACAAAACGTCGTCGAAGGTAA